One Buteo buteo chromosome 4, bButBut1.hap1.1, whole genome shotgun sequence DNA segment encodes these proteins:
- the COMTD1 gene encoding catechol O-methyltransferase domain-containing protein 1 has translation MPLFSVPKEVAVGTAMLGVAFATGMLAGKRYPSLVFGTPKSSKSIIGKSSPLWQYILDHSLREHPILKKLRLLTADHPWSKMMVSCDQAQLMANLVKLIKAKKVLEIGVFTGYNTLNMALVLPDNGRVIACDINEDYVKIGKPLWKEAGVEHKIDLRIKPAIQTLDELLASGEAETFDFAFIDADKESCNEYYEKCLRLIKKGGIIAIDNVLWSGRVLKPRKDDLATQSIHHLNEKLLRDARVNISMLPMGDGVTLAFKL, from the exons ATGCCCCTTTTCAGCGTGCCCAAAGAAGTGGCCGTCGGGACGGCGATGCTGGGGGTCGCCTTTGCCACCGGGATGCTCGCAG gtaAAAGATACCCTTCTTTAGTTTTTGGGACACCAAAATCATCCAAGAGTATTATTGGGAAAAGTAGTCCCCTCTGGCAATACATATTGGATCACTCTTTGCGGGAACATCCAATTCTAAAGAAGCTGCGACTG CTCACCGCTGATCATCCCTGGAGTAAAATGATGGTGTCCTGTGACCAGGCTCAGCTTATGGCAAATTTGGTCAAACTCATTAAAGCCAAGAAAGTTCTTGAAATAG GTGTTTTCACAGGTTATAATACCTTGAATATGGCACTTGTCCTACCAGATAATGGCAGAGTTATTGCTTGTGATATAAATGAGGACTATGTCAAAATTGGAAAGCCACTGTGGAAAGAG GCAGGAGTAGAGCATAAAATTGACCTGCGGATTAAGCCAGCAATTCAAACACTTG ATGAACTGTTGGCCAGTGGAGAAGCAGAAACCTTtgactttgctttcattgatgcGGATAAAGAAAGCTGCAATGAGTACTATGAAAAATGTTTGCGCCTCATAAAGAAAGGGGGAATAATAGCTATTGATAAT GTCCTTTGGAGTGGAAGGGTGCTAAAACCAAGAAAGGATGACTTGGCAACCCAGAGCATCCACCACCTCAATGAGAAGCTTCTCAGAGATGCACGAGTAAATATCAGCATGCTCCCAATGGGGGATGGAGTCACATTAGCATTCAAGTTGTAA